The following proteins are encoded in a genomic region of Garra rufa chromosome 22, GarRuf1.0, whole genome shotgun sequence:
- the LOC141298313 gene encoding uncharacterized protein: protein MEEPPSDSDGLQPQDLSSACNLPNIFDLTRNEECLLKANPIVVQTPGWFVNPGTSNGILLPETDPDLLPLPTDQIQPDNALSNTTVTLSYVSRSHVFSEHSPIYGVPSLGKAFALHPAAYDPGKLVTDAGDAALSVDQHCLQQVSVPVGLTACDQFGFMSPAQVVENVAAFCYLQPPPDLQDVENLALETLKSLQADPGECRFPISVDELQNGAANGLWNVRPFEGGFPEDNGTNADGLHQNANPEVVFLISRSEEPVVLPNDGFAISLNQDFVSPLDPESPSAEPIEDVFTLPQTANSPSGAKQEEEFDSTVAEAADTELPKMPTEKTDKTCNTESVHVDDASSEETDTDASKTCNDLSSSGKLERKRLPPRAGRGVRMEAIVQDIHPVRLSRTCKRKVQTSKSKKNMLERIRKAVEVKKKQQQKKKEETEVRRSSRRKATLSTSSSAKTLDAFVKRTKKKSSRRLRNHHSVSVKHQKPTLAHQSPKKSAKRKRKKNNVGRASFFPPQEPEIKLKCLKHKEEKKDVRDDTFAPYVRLQMKDFPVCTIINYPEDSLRIKQGKRSQCGGFVSGVMPTTPGLQYGRVCLDAAQRDVLVCSLCGGSANAMDLGDLHGPYYPEGAVLPKAASKVVSNPQEEENSDSDLSFRGKHVPECFWTSDSELSNGPSSSKRPRTDGDTDWFSPPIVPLDANEHWLHEDCAIWSAGVFLVRGKLYGLENAVRLAKTSVRLQLLRFFNALQPAVMTVNCLFV from the coding sequence ATGGAAGAGCCTCCCAGCGACTCAGATGGTCTACAGCCTCAGGATCTGTCCTCCGCCTGCAACCTCCCCAACATCTTCGACCTGACGCGGAACGAGGAATGCCTTCTAAAAGCCAACCCCATTGTCGTCCAGACGCCAGGCTGGTTTGTCAATCCTGGGACCAGCAATGGAATATTGCTTCCCGAAACCGACCCTGATCTGCTTCCGCTTCCCACAGACCAGATCCAACCGGATAATGCGCTTTCCAACACGACCGTCACGCTCTCCTACGTGAGCCGGTCGCACGTCTTCTCTGAGCATTCCCCGATCTACGGCGTTCCTTCTTTGGGCAAAGCGTTTGCGTTGCATCCCGCTGCGTACGATCCCGGAAAGCTGGTGACGGATGCAGGAGATGCGGCTCTTTCAGTGGACCAACACTGTCTCCAGCAGGTGTCCGTACCGGTCGGATTGACAGCGTGCGATCAGTTCGGTTTCATGTCGCCGGCTCAGGTTGTTGAAAACGTGGCGGCGTTCTGCTACCTTCAGCCACCTCCGGATTTGCAAGATGTGGAAAACCTGGCTTTGGAAACGCTTAAATCTTTACAAGCCGATCCTGGCGAGTGCAGGTTCCCAATCAGTGTGGACGAGCTCCAAAACGGAGCTGCGAACGGCCTGTGGAACGTCAGACCCTTCGAAGGAGGATTTCCGGAGGACAATGGCACGAACGCTGATGGTTTGCACCAGAACGCCAATCCGGAGGTTGTCTTTCTCATCTCAAGGTCTGAGGAGCCGGTGGTTTTACCGAACGATGGCTTCGCCATTTCGTTAAACCAAGACTTTGTTAGTCCGTTAGATCCCGAGTCTCCGTCAGCAGAGCCGATAGAGGATGTTTTCACTTTGCCGCAAACCGCAAACTCTCCGAGTGGAGCAAAGCAAGAGGAAGAGTTTGATTCTACAGTGGCAGAAGCAGCAGACACAGAATTGCCAAAAATGCCAACAGAGAAGACTGACAAAACATGCAACACAGAGTCTGTGCATGTCGACGATGCATCCTCAGAAGAAACCGACACGGATGCATCTAAAACATGCAATGATTTGTCATCTAGCGGCAAGCTTGAGAGGAAAAGGCTGCCTCCGAGAGCTGGACGAGGTGTGAGAATGGAAGCCATTGTTCAAGACATCCATCCCGTCAGATTGAGTCGCACGTGTAAAAGAAAAGTTCAGACGAGCAAGTCCAAGAAAAACATGCTGGAAAGGATTCGCAAAGCGGTGGAGGTGAAGAAGAAGCAGCAGCAGAAGAAGAAAGAAGAAACCGAGGTCAGACGTTCAAGTAGACGCAAAGCCACACTATCTACCTCATCTTCCGCAAAGACGTTAGATGCATTTGTAAAACGCACAAAGAAAAAGTCCTCTAGGAGGTTAAGAAACCATCATTCGGTGTCAGTCAAGCATCAAAAACCAACATTGGCTCACCAAAGCCCGAAGAAATCTGCCAAACGGAAGCGAAAGAAAAACAACGTCGGGCGTGCGTCATTTTTCCCACCACAGGAACCCGAAATCAAACTCAAGTGTCTGAAACACAAAGAGGAGAAGAAGGACGTGCGGGACGACACCTTCGCGCCTTACGTGCGCTTGCAGATGAAGGACTTCCCGGTCTGTACAATCATCAACTATCCTGAGGACAGCCTCCGGATCAAACAGGGAAAGCGAAGCCAGTGTGGTGGATTTGTGTCTGGCGTGATGCCCACGACGCCTGGCTTGCAGTACGGACGGGTTTGCCTGGACGCGGCGCAACGGGACGTCCTGGTTTGCTCTCTCTGCGGCGGCTCGGCCAATGCGATGGATCTCGGGGACTTGCATGGGCCGTATTACCCTGAAGGGGCCGTACTACCCAAAGCAGCATCTAAAGTGGTTTCTAATCCACAGGAGGAGGAAAATAGTGACTCAGACTTGTCTTTTAGAGGGAAACATGTTCCTGAGTGTTTTTGGACCAGCGATAGTGAGTTGTCCAATGGTCCTTCTTCGTCTAAGAGACCAAGGACGGATGGTGACACAGATTGGTTCAGTCCTCCAATAGTTCCTCTTGATGCTAACGAGCACTGGCTTCACGAGGACTGCGCAATTTGGTCCGCAGGCGTCTTTTTGGTTCGGGGAAAGCTGTACGGGTTGGAAAATGCGGTCAGGTTGGCCAAAACGTCGGTAAGATTGCAGTTACTCAGATTCTTTAATGCTCTGCAACCAGCTGTAATGACAGTCAACTGCTTGTTTGTCTAG